A window of Panicum virgatum strain AP13 chromosome 8K, P.virgatum_v5, whole genome shotgun sequence contains these coding sequences:
- the LOC120644600 gene encoding UPF0481 protein At3g47200-like isoform X3, translating into MDKMLVHSELVWRGSSPSKSDAWARCKAALRGGEMLRGEGAVSSGSVVETQEAENMAKQGANEELMDVSEEKGNCSSWVVEMEKLLEDSRPSVEMARWKQRSIYRVPEFMKKMTNRDAFQPLFVSLGPLHHGEPHLLPMEEHKRRAVLHMVNWTGKHLTEYVAAMEEVADELEAAYDDLDDRWRGVNRGSFVQMMVMDGCFLIELIKIDQSPEFKNTNYADNDPVFSRSSFLNLWSIMKNDMIAMENQIPLVVLQRILFVACNGTPPELEFHGESVPRQVRRHHST; encoded by the exons ATGGACAAGATGCTTGTGCACTCGGAGCTTGTTTGGCGGGGCTCTAGCCCATCAAAATCGGACGCCTGGGCTCGCTGCAAGGCAGCTTTGCGAGGAGGAGAGATGCTGAGGGGAGAGGGGGCCGTTAGCAGCGGCTCGGTCGTGGAGACACAAGAGGCGGAGAATATGGCGAAGCAAGGAGCAAACGAGGAGCTCATGGATGTGTCCGAGGAGAAGGGCAACTGCAGCAGTTGGGTGGTGGAGATGGAGAAGCTGCTCGAGGACAGCAGGCCATCAGTGGAGATGGCGCGGTGGAAGCAGCGCTCCATCTACCGGGTGCCGGAGTtcatgaagaagatgaccaATCGAGATGCCTTCCAGCCACTGTTCGTATCGCTGGGCCCCTTGCACCACGGCGAGCCCCATCTCCTGCCTATGGAGGAGCACAAGAGGCGGGCGGTGCTGCACATGGTTAACTGGACTGGGAAGCATCTAACGGAGTACGTCGCAGCAATGGAGGAAGTGGCGGATGAGCTCGAGGCCGCCTACGATGACCTTGATGATAGGTGGCGTGGAGTGAATAGGGGAAGCTTCGTGCAGATGATGGTCATGGATGGATGCTTCCTGATCGAGCTGATAAAGATTGATCAAAGTCCAGAGTTCAAGAATACTAATTACGCGGACAACGACCCCGTCTTCAGCAGGAGCAGCTTTCTTAATTTGTGGTCAATAATGAAGAACGACATGATCGCGATGGAAAACCAAATACCTCTAGTCGTTCTGCAGAGGATCTTATTTGTTGCATGCAATGGCACCCCTCCG GAGCTTGAGTTCCATGGTGAAAGTGTCCCTCGTCAGGTGAGAAGACATCATAGCACATAA
- the LOC120644600 gene encoding UPF0481 protein At3g47200-like isoform X1, whose translation MDKMLVHSELVWRGSSPSKSDAWARCKAALRGGEMLRGEGAVSSGSVVETQEAENMAKQGANEELMDVSEEKGNCSSWVVEMEKLLEDSRPSVEMARWKQRSIYRVPEFMKKMTNRDAFQPLFVSLGPLHHGEPHLLPMEEHKRRAVLHMVNWTGKHLTEYVAAMEEVADELEAAYDDLDDRWRGVNRGSFVQMMVMDGCFLIELIKIDQSPEFKNTNYADNDPVFSRSSFLNLWSIMKNDMIAMENQIPLVVLQRILFVACNGTPPKHILRTSQRIDHTTKTCAYYMAQISVEAHP comes from the exons ATGGACAAGATGCTTGTGCACTCGGAGCTTGTTTGGCGGGGCTCTAGCCCATCAAAATCGGACGCCTGGGCTCGCTGCAAGGCAGCTTTGCGAGGAGGAGAGATGCTGAGGGGAGAGGGGGCCGTTAGCAGCGGCTCGGTCGTGGAGACACAAGAGGCGGAGAATATGGCGAAGCAAGGAGCAAACGAGGAGCTCATGGATGTGTCCGAGGAGAAGGGCAACTGCAGCAGTTGGGTGGTGGAGATGGAGAAGCTGCTCGAGGACAGCAGGCCATCAGTGGAGATGGCGCGGTGGAAGCAGCGCTCCATCTACCGGGTGCCGGAGTtcatgaagaagatgaccaATCGAGATGCCTTCCAGCCACTGTTCGTATCGCTGGGCCCCTTGCACCACGGCGAGCCCCATCTCCTGCCTATGGAGGAGCACAAGAGGCGGGCGGTGCTGCACATGGTTAACTGGACTGGGAAGCATCTAACGGAGTACGTCGCAGCAATGGAGGAAGTGGCGGATGAGCTCGAGGCCGCCTACGATGACCTTGATGATAGGTGGCGTGGAGTGAATAGGGGAAGCTTCGTGCAGATGATGGTCATGGATGGATGCTTCCTGATCGAGCTGATAAAGATTGATCAAAGTCCAGAGTTCAAGAATACTAATTACGCGGACAACGACCCCGTCTTCAGCAGGAGCAGCTTTCTTAATTTGTGGTCAATAATGAAGAACGACATGATCGCGATGGAAAACCAAATACCTCTAGTCGTTCTGCAGAGGATCTTATTTGTTGCATGCAATGGCACCCCTCCG aaacaCATTCTACGAACTTCTCAAAGAATAGATCATACAACAAAGACGTGCGCATATTATATGGCCCAAATAAGCGTGGAAGCTCATCCATGA
- the LOC120644600 gene encoding UPF0481 protein At3g47200-like isoform X2 produces the protein MDKMLVHSELVWRGSSPSKSDAWARCKAALRGGEMLRGEGAVSSGSVVETQEAENMAKQGANEELMDVSEEKGNCSSWVVEMEKLLEDSRPSVEMARWKQRSIYRVPEFMKKMTNRDAFQPLFVSLGPLHHGEPHLLPMEEHKRRAVLHMVNWTGKHLTEYVAAMEEVADELEAAYDDLDDRWRGVNRGSFVQMMVMDGCFLIELIKIDQSPEFKNTNYADNDPVFSRSSFLNLWSIMKNDMIAMENQIPLVVLQRILFVACNGTPPRAGEINRDEVSLWHQLPPKIAGA, from the exons ATGGACAAGATGCTTGTGCACTCGGAGCTTGTTTGGCGGGGCTCTAGCCCATCAAAATCGGACGCCTGGGCTCGCTGCAAGGCAGCTTTGCGAGGAGGAGAGATGCTGAGGGGAGAGGGGGCCGTTAGCAGCGGCTCGGTCGTGGAGACACAAGAGGCGGAGAATATGGCGAAGCAAGGAGCAAACGAGGAGCTCATGGATGTGTCCGAGGAGAAGGGCAACTGCAGCAGTTGGGTGGTGGAGATGGAGAAGCTGCTCGAGGACAGCAGGCCATCAGTGGAGATGGCGCGGTGGAAGCAGCGCTCCATCTACCGGGTGCCGGAGTtcatgaagaagatgaccaATCGAGATGCCTTCCAGCCACTGTTCGTATCGCTGGGCCCCTTGCACCACGGCGAGCCCCATCTCCTGCCTATGGAGGAGCACAAGAGGCGGGCGGTGCTGCACATGGTTAACTGGACTGGGAAGCATCTAACGGAGTACGTCGCAGCAATGGAGGAAGTGGCGGATGAGCTCGAGGCCGCCTACGATGACCTTGATGATAGGTGGCGTGGAGTGAATAGGGGAAGCTTCGTGCAGATGATGGTCATGGATGGATGCTTCCTGATCGAGCTGATAAAGATTGATCAAAGTCCAGAGTTCAAGAATACTAATTACGCGGACAACGACCCCGTCTTCAGCAGGAGCAGCTTTCTTAATTTGTGGTCAATAATGAAGAACGACATGATCGCGATGGAAAACCAAATACCTCTAGTCGTTCTGCAGAGGATCTTATTTGTTGCATGCAATGGCACCCCTCCG AGAGCTGGAGAGATCAACCGAGATGAAGTCTCTCTCTGGCATCAATTACCTCCCAAAATTGCAGGAGCTTGA